One part of the Mariniblastus fucicola genome encodes these proteins:
- a CDS encoding TadE/TadG family type IV pilus assembly protein, which produces MFKTIKTIKKFRKRNRKGAAAVEFAVVAPAFLAVTFCCFEFARMSIMRNLAQNAAYEACRFAMMEGATEEDGEAKAADVLSRLGTKGATVTTTYQSIFRDDGTVLEDRAFVTTQITVPIGQNSIVFPAAVFGDKAITTQTQLRSERYIGFFETQQ; this is translated from the coding sequence ATGTTCAAGACCATTAAAACAATCAAGAAGTTTCGCAAACGCAATCGCAAAGGTGCGGCAGCTGTCGAATTCGCGGTCGTGGCACCAGCATTCCTGGCGGTCACATTCTGTTGCTTTGAGTTTGCCCGCATGAGCATCATGCGCAACCTCGCTCAGAACGCTGCGTACGAAGCATGCCGGTTTGCGATGATGGAAGGTGCTACAGAAGAAGACGGTGAAGCCAAAGCTGCTGACGTGCTGTCTCGCCTGGGCACCAAAGGAGCAACCGTCACGACAACCTACCAGTCGATTTTCCGCGACGACGGCACGGTCCTGGAAGACCGGGCGTTCGTCACAACGCAAATCACAGTTCCAATCGGCCAGAACTCGATCGTCTTCCCCGCCGCGGTTTTTGGAGACAAGGCCATCACAACACAAACCCAATTGAGATCGGAACGCTACATCGGGTTCTTTGAAACCCAACAGTAA
- a CDS encoding DUF4430 domain-containing protein, whose translation MTFSKLAVFLTLVALTICAGCDSTQSSAKLDRDVGTVALEIDFGGEKRSKSIDVVCSPDSTVLSTLQRAENTGELKIEFSGSGETAFVNSIDGVKNDGDGSNWTYRVNDDLGDKSAGVFPVGPGDRISWTFGAKPEELD comes from the coding sequence ATGACCTTCTCAAAGCTGGCAGTATTCTTAACTCTCGTAGCACTGACGATTTGCGCCGGGTGCGACTCGACCCAATCGTCCGCCAAACTGGATCGCGACGTTGGAACGGTTGCTCTGGAAATCGATTTTGGTGGCGAGAAACGTTCCAAGTCAATCGACGTCGTTTGCTCACCTGATTCGACCGTGCTTTCGACGTTGCAGAGAGCGGAGAACACTGGCGAGCTGAAAATCGAATTCAGCGGTTCCGGTGAAACAGCTTTTGTTAACTCAATCGATGGCGTCAAGAACGACGGCGACGGTAGTAATTGGACTTATCGAGTCAACGACGATTTGGGAGACAAGAGCGCCGGCGTGTTTCCGGTGGGACCGGGTGACAGAATTTCATGGACTTTCGGGGCCAAACCCGAAGAACTGGACTGA
- a CDS encoding spermine/spermidine synthase domain-containing protein, translated as MVSVLGLFVELLLIRWISTEIRIFAYLQNTVLIVCFLGLGVGCFTSNKPAKIGNAIRALLILTCLLAIPFTRTMLSNITEQLGVLSDLVIWYESGFMSTFEKTVSVCSGLVLTMGLMILLWEIFVPVGRMLGKLMNRHPNTIAAYSINIAGSMAGIGLFVLLSAFYLSPVVWFIVAAVLFVILLGFRPKHYTNLGLVGAVVVAAMVANYDSQSIETVWSPYQKLTLSTEQHPTLEGKYLINVNNCGYQGIIDLSDDAVAASTRIEAERKGYSQYDLPLMFQPDPGNVLIVGAGSGNDVSGALRNGARSVTAVEIDPAIIEMGRKYHPEQPYQSDKVTVVNDDARSFFASTDKKFDLIIFGLLDSHTTNSMNNARLDHYVYTRQSIERAKSLLTDNGVICLSFEARKTFISDRIARCIHEVFGWEPIVFRVPQDASGWGGVMFLTGNKGVIEQSFAQNAKLEGLVEQWQSECPIELTGQTPVATDDWPYLYLESARVPVLYLFLPAAMLCLLGYGKWRIRTPIIVGKWNASHWHFFFLGAAFLLLEVQNISKAAVVLGNTWLVNAVIIGGILTMILIANLIEIKWPQKLPTSYAWTLLIGTCLALFFIDISSFAFLPYLAKSVIVGTLTTLPMLFSGIIFIRSFTEVKRKNEALGANLIGSIVGGVLQSITFVIGIKALLLVVAMLYLAARFSNMLGDGIALPSGRRSWFSKAVAN; from the coding sequence GTGGTTAGCGTACTCGGGCTCTTCGTTGAGCTGCTTTTGATCCGTTGGATTTCAACCGAGATTCGCATCTTTGCCTATCTGCAGAACACGGTCCTGATCGTCTGCTTTCTCGGCCTTGGAGTGGGGTGCTTCACCAGCAACAAGCCCGCCAAAATCGGAAACGCGATTCGAGCCTTGCTCATTTTGACGTGCCTGTTGGCCATTCCGTTTACGCGAACCATGCTCTCGAACATCACCGAGCAACTGGGCGTCCTCTCGGATTTGGTGATCTGGTACGAAAGTGGATTTATGTCCACGTTTGAAAAAACAGTCAGCGTTTGCTCCGGCCTGGTCCTTACGATGGGCCTGATGATTCTTCTTTGGGAGATCTTCGTTCCGGTCGGACGCATGCTTGGAAAACTGATGAATCGGCACCCGAACACGATCGCCGCCTACTCGATCAACATCGCGGGCTCAATGGCCGGCATTGGTCTGTTTGTCCTGTTGAGCGCGTTTTACCTTTCGCCCGTCGTGTGGTTCATCGTTGCTGCGGTCCTGTTTGTGATCCTGTTGGGATTCCGCCCCAAGCACTACACAAATCTCGGACTGGTTGGCGCTGTTGTTGTCGCTGCGATGGTCGCAAACTACGATTCCCAGTCGATCGAAACCGTCTGGTCGCCATACCAAAAACTTACTCTTTCGACAGAACAACATCCAACGCTCGAAGGCAAATACCTGATCAACGTCAACAACTGTGGCTATCAGGGGATCATCGACCTCAGTGATGATGCCGTCGCCGCGAGCACCAGAATTGAAGCGGAACGCAAGGGATACAGTCAGTACGATCTTCCGCTAATGTTCCAGCCCGATCCGGGAAATGTTCTGATCGTTGGAGCAGGTTCAGGTAACGACGTTTCGGGTGCTCTGAGAAACGGAGCACGCAGTGTGACGGCCGTCGAGATTGATCCGGCCATTATCGAAATGGGTCGCAAATATCATCCAGAACAGCCCTACCAGTCGGACAAGGTCACAGTCGTCAACGATGACGCTCGCAGTTTTTTCGCTTCGACAGACAAGAAGTTTGACCTGATCATCTTCGGGCTGCTCGACTCGCACACAACGAATTCAATGAACAACGCGAGACTCGATCACTACGTTTACACTCGACAAAGCATCGAGCGAGCCAAGTCATTGCTGACTGACAACGGCGTAATCTGCTTGAGCTTTGAGGCTCGAAAGACTTTCATCTCGGATCGAATCGCACGCTGTATCCATGAAGTGTTCGGTTGGGAGCCGATTGTGTTCCGCGTTCCTCAGGACGCCAGCGGTTGGGGCGGAGTCATGTTCCTGACCGGCAACAAAGGCGTCATTGAGCAATCGTTCGCCCAGAACGCAAAATTGGAAGGCCTCGTCGAGCAGTGGCAGAGCGAATGCCCGATCGAACTCACCGGACAAACACCAGTTGCAACGGATGATTGGCCGTACCTGTACCTGGAATCTGCCCGCGTTCCCGTGCTCTACCTCTTCCTGCCTGCCGCGATGTTGTGCTTGCTGGGCTATGGAAAGTGGCGAATTCGAACGCCAATCATCGTCGGAAAGTGGAACGCGTCGCACTGGCATTTCTTCTTCCTTGGTGCCGCTTTCCTGCTGCTGGAAGTTCAAAACATCAGCAAAGCCGCGGTTGTGCTGGGCAACACATGGTTGGTCAACGCAGTTATCATCGGCGGCATTCTGACGATGATCCTGATTGCCAACTTGATCGAAATCAAATGGCCTCAGAAACTGCCGACCAGCTACGCATGGACACTGCTGATTGGAACCTGTCTGGCACTTTTCTTTATTGATATTTCAAGCTTTGCGTTCCTGCCGTATCTGGCTAAATCTGTGATCGTTGGAACGCTGACGACACTGCCAATGTTGTTTAGCGGCATCATCTTTATTCGATCGTTCACCGAGGTGAAGCGAAAGAACGAAGCCCTCGGAGCCAACCTGATTGGTTCGATCGTCGGCGGAGTGCTGCAGTCGATCACGTTTGTGATCGGGATCAAGGCTTTGCTGTTGGTCGTTGCTATGCTGTACCTCGCGGCACGGTTCTCCAATATGCTTGGCGATGGCATCGCCCTGCCCTCTGGTCGACGCAGCTGGTTTTCCAAAGCTGTCGCGAACTAG
- a CDS encoding M8 family metallopeptidase, whose protein sequence is MRSLLCLVALCLTTIATPASAQVTPFNIELNYSAGALPFQSAFEAAEARWESIITGWTDGTNITSTNGGNSFYNLGDNLSSMFIEANVGAIDGVGGILGSAGPSEIVNDGNQWLTTHGAMTFDSADLADLSSDGTLEDVILHEMGHVLGIGTLWTTNNLYNNGSGQYTGANAIAQYQVEFDAGATFVPVELNGGAGTANGHWDEGSITVIDPNNINFGRTRSGALMTGFLDTTDPYISNTTGGTLEDLGYSINYAAIQGVPEPSSAVAIILFGIVGLGRRRRA, encoded by the coding sequence ATGAGATCTCTTCTTTGTTTGGTTGCACTTTGTCTTACGACAATTGCGACTCCCGCCAGTGCTCAGGTAACTCCTTTCAACATCGAGTTGAATTACAGTGCCGGCGCGTTGCCGTTCCAATCAGCTTTCGAAGCGGCAGAAGCCCGATGGGAAAGCATCATCACCGGCTGGACTGATGGAACAAACATCACCAGCACCAATGGTGGCAACTCGTTTTACAATCTGGGCGACAATCTTAGTTCAATGTTCATCGAAGCCAACGTTGGTGCCATTGATGGAGTCGGGGGAATTCTTGGAAGCGCCGGTCCGTCTGAAATTGTCAATGACGGTAACCAATGGCTGACGACCCATGGAGCGATGACGTTTGACAGCGCTGATTTGGCCGACCTTTCCAGCGATGGAACTCTGGAAGACGTGATTCTGCACGAGATGGGCCACGTACTTGGTATCGGAACCTTGTGGACGACAAACAATCTTTACAACAACGGTTCTGGTCAATACACAGGTGCAAACGCAATCGCTCAATACCAGGTCGAATTCGACGCCGGCGCGACTTTCGTTCCTGTTGAACTGAATGGAGGAGCAGGTACGGCAAATGGTCACTGGGACGAAGGAAGCATTACCGTTATCGATCCAAACAATATAAATTTTGGCCGCACTCGTTCTGGTGCGTTGATGACTGGATTCCTCGACACAACCGATCCTTACATCTCGAACACGACCGGCGGTACGCTTGAAGATCTCGGGTATTCGATCAACTACGCAGCGATCCAGGGAGTGCCTGAACCAAGCTCTGCTGTCGCGATCATTCTCTTCGGCATCGTAGGACTTGGTCGCCGCCGTCGAGCCTAA
- a CDS encoding DUF6580 family putative transport protein, which produces MKRPENILRDSLILLLLVAVGIGSRFVLADLPNFKPVAAIVLFAAFAFRSYLVAGLALVSVMLVSNSGLDHCPWQVTLGVVGGLGVAALLGVRLGGMFKDGRAVSDRPVKALTQFLGSVFAMSLAFFLISNFSVWSMGQWYPVSLSGLAQCFTAAIPFFKYTLGGDMMFATGVFAVWYAVECRTVALPTIGSQSV; this is translated from the coding sequence ATGAAACGCCCTGAAAATATTCTCCGAGACTCGCTCATCCTTCTGCTGCTGGTCGCAGTTGGAATTGGTAGCCGTTTTGTTCTGGCTGATCTGCCTAATTTTAAACCAGTCGCAGCAATCGTTCTGTTCGCTGCGTTTGCGTTTCGCAGTTACCTTGTTGCAGGCTTGGCGTTGGTGTCAGTAATGCTGGTCAGCAACAGTGGACTTGATCATTGCCCGTGGCAAGTGACGCTTGGCGTTGTCGGCGGACTGGGAGTCGCAGCGCTACTTGGTGTGCGGTTGGGCGGCATGTTCAAAGACGGCCGCGCGGTTTCGGATCGACCGGTTAAAGCACTGACTCAATTTCTGGGATCTGTGTTTGCCATGTCGCTGGCGTTCTTTTTGATCTCCAATTTTTCCGTTTGGTCGATGGGACAATGGTACCCGGTTTCTTTGAGCGGATTGGCTCAATGTTTCACGGCGGCGATCCCGTTCTTCAAGTACACGCTTGGAGGCGACATGATGTTTGCAACAGGCGTGTTTGCTGTTTGGTACGCAGTTGAGTGTCGAACCGTTGCTCTGCCGACAATTGGTAGCCAGTCCGTTTAG
- a CDS encoding proline dehydrogenase family protein, which yields MQKTELDLLAVSEDAIKLAAEILEQSRKHESSAERQRSAMMARMMNDADGKKFTMAMADQVLRMIGTERAAKRMGTLIEEYGVPKYFSFVDRLAVRLGNRVAGWMPGFIMPKVTSKIRKDSAHVIISAAKDKFAKYLAQRKSSGMRVNFNQLGEAVLGDHEADRRLRDNISRMTEPGVNYISVKLSSICSQISLTGYEQTKEMIKPRLRELYRAAIGGVNEDQPKFVNLDMEEYRDLHLTVDIFKSVLDEPEFESMMAGIVLQAYLPDSFEVLQSLTQWARERHSRSGGRIKVRIVKGANLAMEQVDASMHDWPQAPYRSKLESDANFKRMLEFATRPENAKVVQIGIGSHNLFDIAFGLLLRERREVQSFVEFEMLEGMANAQATEVLQRSGDMLLYAPVVLDSEFEAAVAYLVRRLDENTAPGSFLGALFALEKGSQEWNRQAAAFREAVQLSQSDQLSSQPNRTQDRSRETFEVASPGSEFHNADDTDFSLPANREWASEIVRQWKDKSIEPIPICVGQQQILEPLTGEGHDPSKPDAIVYRYAEATAAHVENALNVAVEAQKNWEAQGLAHRSHILRQVAVEVAKGRAESIGSMLFEAGKAIQESDVEVSEAIDFANYYAGSLEAEGWFDGTQAKAIGVVVVTPPWNFPFAIPCGGVLAALMAGNSVILKPAGESVLTAWTMVNQLWRAGVPKDVLQFIPMEDGPVGKKLLSDPRVAAVVLTGSIQTAKLFQSWRPDLNLLAETSGKNCLVISSSADLDLAIKDLVKGAFGHAGQKCSASSLALVDDEVYDSPKFRQQLVDAASSLKVGVPWNAASIVTPVIREPGPELAKGLTELDAGEEWLLEPKIVDGNPCLWSPGIRIGVQPGSWYHRTECFGPVLGLIRVTTVEEAIEIQNSSEFGLTGGIHSLDPKEIDLWREKVEVGNAYINRPTTGAIVQRQPFGGWKNSCIGPGSKAGGPNYVSLFCEWTETESPQLRERTSQSITDFIKRACSDDDQQQERILAAAESMQYWWNREFAKSHDPSQIHGETNEFRYRNRPWHLVRVESVDESTSDAILKLGVACQTSKVKLMVSVDESCELAPLPDSFTDSWTRESSDEFGSGLTKLQFGSVTWLGEPPKDQVRAALVERNIPLSSRVLSNGRIELLKLLREQSVTETTHRYGNIV from the coding sequence ATGCAAAAAACAGAACTGGATTTACTCGCCGTCAGCGAAGATGCGATCAAACTTGCTGCTGAAATTCTTGAGCAGTCACGCAAACACGAATCATCAGCTGAACGTCAACGTTCCGCGATGATGGCTCGAATGATGAACGACGCCGACGGCAAAAAGTTCACGATGGCGATGGCGGATCAGGTGTTGCGAATGATCGGCACCGAGCGCGCCGCGAAACGGATGGGAACGTTGATCGAAGAGTACGGAGTCCCAAAGTATTTCTCTTTCGTGGATCGGCTGGCGGTTCGATTGGGCAACCGTGTCGCTGGATGGATGCCGGGCTTCATCATGCCAAAGGTGACATCCAAGATTCGCAAAGACAGTGCTCACGTGATTATTTCGGCGGCGAAAGACAAGTTCGCAAAATATCTGGCTCAGCGAAAATCGTCCGGGATGCGAGTCAACTTCAACCAGTTGGGCGAAGCGGTCCTCGGCGACCATGAGGCCGACCGTCGACTGCGGGACAACATCTCGCGAATGACCGAACCGGGCGTCAATTATATTTCGGTGAAGCTGTCTTCGATCTGCAGCCAAATCTCGCTGACCGGGTACGAGCAAACAAAGGAGATGATCAAACCGCGGCTGCGTGAACTGTACCGGGCCGCAATCGGTGGCGTGAATGAGGATCAACCAAAGTTCGTCAATCTCGACATGGAAGAGTATCGAGACCTGCATTTGACGGTCGACATTTTCAAGTCGGTTTTGGACGAGCCCGAGTTCGAATCGATGATGGCTGGAATCGTACTTCAGGCCTATTTGCCGGACTCGTTCGAAGTCCTACAGTCGCTGACGCAGTGGGCGAGGGAACGTCACTCGCGGTCCGGCGGACGGATCAAGGTTCGAATCGTCAAAGGAGCCAACCTGGCGATGGAACAGGTCGATGCTTCGATGCACGACTGGCCACAGGCTCCTTACCGAAGCAAACTCGAATCCGATGCGAACTTCAAACGGATGCTTGAGTTTGCGACTCGGCCGGAAAACGCCAAGGTTGTTCAAATCGGAATCGGTAGCCACAACCTGTTCGACATCGCGTTTGGCTTGCTGTTGCGTGAGCGGCGTGAAGTGCAATCTTTCGTCGAGTTCGAAATGCTCGAAGGAATGGCCAACGCCCAGGCCACAGAAGTGCTCCAGCGGTCGGGCGATATGCTGCTTTACGCTCCTGTCGTGCTGGATTCGGAATTTGAAGCCGCGGTGGCGTACCTTGTCAGGCGACTGGATGAGAACACGGCTCCGGGCAGTTTTCTGGGCGCATTGTTCGCGTTGGAAAAAGGATCGCAGGAGTGGAACCGCCAGGCTGCGGCGTTTCGAGAGGCCGTTCAACTTTCGCAAAGCGATCAACTTTCATCGCAACCCAATCGAACTCAGGACCGAAGTCGTGAGACGTTCGAAGTCGCGTCACCCGGTTCGGAGTTTCACAACGCGGACGATACAGATTTTTCACTTCCGGCGAACCGAGAATGGGCCAGCGAGATCGTTCGGCAGTGGAAAGACAAATCGATTGAGCCAATTCCCATTTGCGTTGGCCAACAGCAAATCCTCGAACCACTGACGGGCGAAGGTCACGACCCGTCCAAACCAGATGCGATCGTCTATCGGTACGCCGAAGCGACGGCCGCTCACGTGGAAAATGCACTGAACGTCGCAGTGGAAGCACAAAAAAACTGGGAAGCCCAGGGGCTCGCTCATCGCAGTCATATTCTGCGGCAAGTCGCTGTTGAAGTCGCCAAGGGACGCGCTGAATCAATTGGCAGCATGCTGTTCGAAGCCGGGAAAGCGATTCAGGAGTCGGATGTGGAAGTCAGCGAAGCCATCGATTTCGCGAACTACTACGCTGGCAGCCTGGAAGCCGAAGGCTGGTTTGATGGTACTCAGGCGAAAGCAATCGGAGTCGTCGTCGTCACGCCTCCGTGGAATTTCCCGTTCGCGATTCCTTGCGGCGGAGTTTTGGCAGCCTTGATGGCTGGGAACTCAGTGATTCTGAAACCGGCGGGCGAGTCAGTGCTGACGGCCTGGACGATGGTGAATCAACTCTGGCGTGCCGGAGTGCCCAAAGATGTGCTGCAGTTCATTCCGATGGAGGACGGGCCTGTTGGAAAGAAATTGCTGTCCGATCCTCGCGTTGCGGCGGTCGTGCTCACCGGGAGCATCCAGACAGCCAAGCTTTTCCAGAGCTGGCGACCGGACTTGAATCTGCTGGCTGAAACCAGCGGCAAGAACTGTTTGGTCATTTCTTCTTCTGCAGACCTGGACCTGGCCATCAAGGATCTCGTCAAAGGAGCGTTCGGCCACGCGGGACAAAAATGCTCGGCCAGCAGCCTGGCGTTGGTCGACGACGAAGTCTACGACAGCCCAAAGTTTCGACAGCAGCTTGTCGACGCGGCATCGAGTTTGAAAGTCGGAGTTCCATGGAACGCTGCGTCGATCGTGACTCCAGTCATTCGTGAACCGGGGCCGGAACTGGCAAAAGGACTGACGGAACTGGATGCGGGCGAAGAGTGGTTGCTGGAACCAAAAATCGTCGATGGCAATCCATGCCTGTGGAGTCCGGGAATTCGCATCGGCGTCCAACCCGGTAGCTGGTATCACCGGACGGAATGTTTTGGACCCGTGCTGGGATTGATTCGTGTCACGACGGTTGAAGAAGCAATCGAGATTCAGAACTCCAGCGAGTTCGGTTTGACCGGCGGCATTCACTCGCTCGATCCGAAAGAGATTGACCTGTGGCGTGAAAAAGTTGAAGTCGGCAACGCGTACATCAACCGTCCGACAACGGGCGCGATCGTGCAACGTCAGCCTTTCGGTGGATGGAAGAATTCTTGCATTGGCCCGGGCTCCAAAGCCGGCGGCCCGAACTACGTGAGCCTGTTCTGCGAATGGACTGAAACCGAAAGCCCTCAGCTGCGGGAACGTACTTCGCAATCGATCACGGACTTTATCAAACGCGCATGCAGCGACGACGATCAGCAACAGGAGAGAATTCTCGCTGCGGCGGAGAGCATGCAGTACTGGTGGAATCGGGAGTTTGCAAAGTCGCACGATCCTTCACAGATCCATGGCGAAACCAACGAGTTTCGATATCGCAATCGGCCATGGCATTTGGTGCGAGTTGAGTCAGTGGATGAATCAACTTCCGATGCGATTTTGAAACTGGGCGTTGCTTGCCAGACCTCGAAAGTGAAGCTGATGGTGAGCGTCGACGAATCCTGTGAACTCGCTCCGCTGCCAGACTCGTTTACCGATTCCTGGACGCGAGAGTCGAGCGATGAATTTGGCTCAGGACTGACTAAATTGCAATTCGGATCCGTCACTTGGTTGGGGGAACCGCCGAAGGATCAGGTCCGCGCGGCCCTCGTCGAGCGGAACATCCCACTTTCGTCCCGCGTTTTATCGAATGGACGGATTGAATTGCTGAAGTTGCTCAGAGAGCAATCGGTCACCGAGACGACTCACCGGTACGGAAACATCGTCTGA
- a CDS encoding Hsp20/alpha crystallin family protein, giving the protein MKSSTNNNRLGDLQVDFENLFDHFFGNQQTSQGCKLIPPANVTESDTGFSLVMELPGVSADDVSIEMKENLLVVHGKKVVDKPGEGQRLAKSERRGGAFARKFEFASQIDADGISAEFKDGLLSIELPKSEKVLPRKIEIRTS; this is encoded by the coding sequence ATGAAATCGTCTACAAATAACAATCGTCTTGGTGATCTTCAGGTCGACTTCGAGAACCTTTTCGATCACTTTTTCGGCAATCAGCAAACGTCTCAAGGATGCAAACTCATTCCACCTGCCAACGTTACAGAATCGGATACGGGGTTCTCTCTGGTGATGGAATTGCCAGGTGTTTCGGCCGATGATGTGTCGATCGAAATGAAAGAAAATCTTCTGGTTGTGCATGGCAAGAAAGTCGTCGATAAACCTGGCGAGGGCCAGCGACTTGCCAAGTCCGAGCGTCGTGGTGGCGCGTTCGCGAGAAAGTTCGAGTTTGCATCGCAGATTGATGCCGACGGGATCTCTGCGGAGTTCAAGGACGGCCTGCTTTCGATCGAGTTGCCGAAGTCAGAGAAAGTTCTGCCTCGAAAAATCGAGATTCGTACCTCGTAG
- a CDS encoding TadE/TadG family type IV pilus assembly protein, whose amino-acid sequence MLATKKIPTHRRSSLIHKRSRRGAAVVEAALCIPVIIILMFGTLEISSAYYLKESLTIAAYEGARTGAKRRATRQQVVTRVQDILAARNVTLGDEGSIVVEPNDLSTLDALDPLTVTVKAPTSGNSAIIFDSVANRIVTAQVKIAREFDH is encoded by the coding sequence ATGCTTGCCACGAAGAAAATCCCTACTCATCGACGCTCGTCGTTGATCCACAAGCGATCGCGTCGGGGTGCGGCAGTGGTTGAAGCCGCGCTGTGCATTCCGGTCATCATTATCCTGATGTTCGGAACGCTGGAAATCAGCTCCGCCTACTACCTCAAGGAATCGCTGACCATCGCAGCCTACGAAGGAGCCAGAACCGGCGCCAAACGTAGAGCCACCAGGCAACAGGTGGTTACACGAGTCCAGGATATCCTCGCCGCTCGAAATGTGACGCTCGGAGATGAAGGCAGTATCGTCGTCGAGCCAAACGATCTTTCGACGCTCGACGCGCTCGACCCATTAACGGTCACCGTTAAAGCCCCGACGTCTGGCAATAGCGCCATCATTTTTGATTCTGTTGCCAATCGAATCGTTACCGCTCAGGTAAAGATCGCCCGTGAGTTTGATCACTAG
- a CDS encoding vWA domain-containing protein, with protein MFDPTFLTRTKLRNRKGAVLPLFALMLPVILILCGFAINMAYMQLVATEMKVSTDVSSHAAGRALSEAQREIVTNVSPSVRREQIVQATYDAIETASKWNDVGGKQLSIRLDDRDVHFGYSVRPPDEMYQFTQVPVSQIKSGAERASSVGVKGRINIPLVFQSMNISKFTPERRSIATQVDRDIALVLDRSGSMLYYKDMADLDETLEELYNDVVQVRRLRYNYKKGYYYYEYYNERRISYDDYVQALGYYQSKGKWRRADPDIYERNFTSDVRNEMYDYWTRSSEQEHKDMYEFMYDWEQYATSWNNGFKTKAPRHSRWSFLVLGVEAFLDVLGGTTDGLESGTDQKELVALVTFDSTARVDTALTDDDIKNGGVAYYQNIRNIVADIVPLNGTGIGEGLATGLPPIADPDWAQNNNMSGAVARPFAEKTIIVLTDGIPSSGTANPVTTVQNLVHSNAVTIHTVTFTPDADKVAMQSVADEGGGKHYHADTGDFLVTIFKEVANNLPTILTE; from the coding sequence ATGTTCGACCCAACATTCCTGACTCGGACAAAGCTACGAAACCGCAAAGGTGCAGTCCTGCCTCTTTTCGCGTTGATGCTTCCGGTCATTCTGATCCTGTGTGGATTCGCCATCAACATGGCTTACATGCAGCTGGTTGCTACAGAGATGAAAGTCTCGACCGATGTTTCTTCTCATGCCGCAGGCCGTGCTTTGAGTGAAGCCCAGCGTGAAATCGTCACCAACGTCTCACCTTCTGTGCGGCGCGAGCAAATCGTACAGGCTACCTACGATGCGATCGAAACCGCGTCGAAGTGGAACGATGTTGGCGGAAAGCAACTTAGCATCCGCTTGGACGACCGCGACGTTCACTTTGGCTATTCGGTTCGTCCTCCAGACGAAATGTATCAATTCACCCAGGTTCCTGTGTCGCAAATCAAGTCCGGAGCTGAACGTGCGTCGAGCGTTGGGGTCAAAGGCAGAATCAACATTCCGCTCGTGTTTCAGTCAATGAACATTTCCAAGTTCACGCCGGAACGACGATCGATCGCGACGCAGGTTGATCGCGATATCGCTCTGGTTCTCGACCGTTCAGGCTCGATGCTCTACTACAAAGACATGGCCGACTTGGATGAGACGCTGGAAGAGCTGTACAACGATGTCGTTCAGGTACGTCGATTGAGATACAACTACAAAAAGGGCTATTACTACTACGAATACTACAACGAGCGTCGGATCAGCTACGACGACTACGTTCAGGCACTGGGCTACTACCAAAGCAAAGGTAAATGGCGCCGCGCTGACCCGGACATCTACGAGCGTAACTTCACCAGCGACGTTCGAAATGAGATGTACGATTACTGGACCCGCTCCAGCGAGCAGGAACACAAAGACATGTACGAGTTCATGTACGACTGGGAGCAGTACGCAACCAGCTGGAACAATGGCTTTAAAACCAAAGCTCCACGCCACAGTCGTTGGTCGTTCCTCGTGCTCGGTGTTGAAGCGTTCCTTGACGTGCTCGGCGGAACAACTGACGGTTTGGAAAGTGGAACCGATCAGAAGGAATTAGTCGCGTTGGTAACCTTTGACAGTACCGCCCGAGTCGACACGGCGTTGACAGACGATGACATCAAAAATGGTGGTGTTGCTTACTACCAGAACATTCGAAACATCGTTGCTGACATTGTTCCGCTCAACGGTACCGGGATCGGTGAAGGTCTGGCGACAGGCTTGCCACCCATCGCAGACCCGGATTGGGCTCAGAACAACAACATGTCTGGTGCCGTCGCACGTCCGTTCGCGGAGAAAACGATTATCGTCCTGACCGACGGTATTCCAAGTAGCGGCACGGCCAACCCCGTGACAACAGTTCAGAATCTTGTGCATTCCAATGCGGTCACGATTCACACAGTGACGTTTACACCCGACGCCGACAAAGTCGCGATGCAAAGCGTAGCGGACGAAGGTGGCGGCAAGCACTATCACGCTGACACCGGCGACTTTCTGGTCACGATCTTCAAGGAAGTTGCAAACAACCTTCCGACGATTCTGACTGAGTAG